A window of Equus przewalskii isolate Varuska chromosome 18, EquPr2, whole genome shotgun sequence contains these coding sequences:
- the IL12A gene encoding interleukin-12 subunit alpha, with product MSPPGPGSPPPPSPAASTRRRPAASPESAQRPLAMCAPRGLLLVAILVLLNHLDHLSLARNLPTATPGPGMFQCLNHSQNLLRTVSNTLQKARQTLEFYSCTSEEIDHEDITKDKSSTVAACLPLELAPNESCLASREISFITNGSCLTPGKASSMMTLCLSSIYEDLKMYQVEFKAMNAKLLIDPQRQIFLDENMLTAIDKLMQALNFNSETVPQKPSLEGLDFYKTKVKLCILLHAFRIRAVTINRMMGYLNSS from the exons ATGTCACCCCCCGGGCCGGGCTCGCCACCACCGCCCTCACCTGCGGCGTCCACCCGTCGGCGTCCCGCGGCCAGTCCAGAGTCGGCGCAGCGCCCGCTCGCCATGTGCGCCCCGCGCG GCCTCCTCCTTGTGGCCATCCTGGTCCTCCTAAACCACCTGGACCACCTCAGTTTGGCCAGGAACCTCCCCACAGCCACACCAGGCCCAGGAATGTTCCAGTGCCTCAACCACTCCCAAAACCTGCTGAGGACCGTCAGCAACACGCTTCAGAAG GCCAGGCAAACCCTAGAATTCTACTCCTGCACTTCTGAAGAGATCGATCATGAGGATATCACAAAAGACAAGAGCAGCACCGTGGCGGCCTGCCTCCCCCTGGAACTCGCCCCG AACGAGAGTTGCCTGGCTTCCAGAGAGATCTCTTTCATAACT AATGGGAGTTGCCTGACCCCCGGAAAGGCCTCTTCTATGATG ACGCTGTGCCTTAGCAGCATCTATGAGGACTTGAAGATGTACCAGGTGGAGTTCAAGGCCATGAATGCCAAGCTGTTGATAGATCCTCAGAGGCAGATCTTTCTGGATGAGAACATGCTGACAGCCATTGACAAGCTGATGCAG GCCCTGAACTTCAACAGTGAGACTGTGCCACAAAAGCCCTCCCTTGAAGGACtggatttttataaaactaaagtcAAGCTCTGCATCCTTCTTCATGCCTTCAGAATCCGCGCAGTGACCATCAACAGGATGATGGGCTATCTGAATTCTTCCTAA